The genome window CCACCCAAATCATGCCAAGCTGTGCATCGTACAGCCATCCCCCGTCATCCCTCCATCACGTCTGCTCCCCAAATCGCTCCTCAAGCCAACTCTCCAGGCCTCCTacagcccagccccaaccccagtTCTGCATTTCAGGAACTCAATGTCAGCAGGTTCagccagcattttttttaacaatttacaGCATGCGTCCCAGGGACTCGGGGAACCCCAGCTTTGCTAACAAAAAAAACCCATTGTTGACTTTTGGCAGGGGATTTTTGCCAAAATGCTAATAATGCTAACTTGAAGAACTTACGCTTCACTTGACTTTTACATCCCATCCGAGGGGGAAtttatagaggaaaaaaaaaacacctgtccTCCGGATGACAAAGGGTATAGACGCCCAGATGGCACAGCCAGTCCCTCGAGCAGCTGGACCCACGCTCCTGCCATGCTCTGTCTCTTCCAGCGCTGCGGCTTGGACATAATTGAATTGCTGGAACTTACGGAAGAAGCCTGCTCCGTCCAGCACGACGCAGGCTCACGGTCCATCCGTCATGCCCCCCAGGGAGTGCACGGCATGCGCCTCCCAGCTCCCGCGCcctgcagcaggcaggcagcCGGCACCTCAGCTGCTCTCAGTCTCCTTCCCACTTCCTGACACGGCTGAACTGGGCTGCAAGAACTCCAGCCTCCACTGGCCCCAGGAGCATGCGGAAGCTCTCAGTATACGCCACTGAGTTCACGcttctgccacagccagggcagcAATACCGCATGGAAGATCAGATGGAATGAGACCTGAGTTTTTGCAGGAGCAAACCAAAAAGCCTttcaaagaggaaggaaaaagtgTATTCCTCCAACACGCTAGCTGGGATCACAGCTTAGTAGCCACACTTGAGAACATGAAATGGTGCCAAATAAGCAACGAGGAAAATGCTCAAGTGTGTTTTTCTTAGCTCAGTCTCCCTGTACTACATGCTCATCCTCGGTGCACATAACGCTGCGGTGTGATGCAGCCCAGCTAAGGCCAGCACGGCGGAGGAGAAGGGTCGCAGATCTCCCACGGGGCCCCGGCACTCCCTCAGACAGCACCAATGTCTCGGCCACAGACATTGGGAAGGGCCTggccagcccacaccaaagccaTTCCACTAGAAACTTGCAAGCCTGGGCAGCAGAGAGCAGCTCTGGCATAAGAGAAACTGTGCCCCTGGGTGCCTTCATGGCCACCTGCTACTTCCTGCTTTGGCCATCAGGATGCATCTTGGAGAAGCAGTTGGGCCTGGGCCTGCCCCTTGTCTAGAAATCCATGGTGACAAACGCTTGAGGCCGACATATCACTGTTCAAATCCCCCTGAAAGCAGCCTGCAAATATTGCTCTGAGCGCTAGCTGGCAACACTTTCCATAGAAAATATCCAAACGACTGTACTTAAAAGCAGTCGGTGAAAACTCTGTCCTTTGGGTTCTATAAGCTCTCCAACAGCAAAACTGTAGCCATTGCCCTAAAGAAGAGAGGTATCATTCCCTCTCCTGCAGCCTGAGGACTTCTGGAAGGGAGGGGGCGTCAGTGCACAAGCCTGCCCTCTGCGGACACtccctcccaaatgcccaccgcTTCGCACCAGCCTTCGGGTTTACATTGCCAGACTCGGAATAGATCAGCTGTTTTCCGAGCAGCCGCCCTGAAGGCCGTGACCCAGTGCCCGCCTCTTGCTCACATGGGCACAGCCTTTTGGTGCCAGCTGTCATTCTTCCAGGAAGCATCCAAAGCCACGACCCCTCTCAGCAGACACCACCTCCCTCAGGGACACGGAGGGGAGGACCCACGCCAGATGAGGTGCCCCCAGCCTGAGCCTGAGAAAGCCCCAGCCTGCCACCTGTCCCAGCCCTCTGTGGACTCATCACCTCAGCCCTCCCAAAGCACCAGGACCAGGAAGAGGGGATGCGTTCAAGCAGAAATGCCAGAATCCAGCTGCCCAGGTGTCTGGTGGTGAGGGTATCTGAAGGGTTGTGTGGGGATGCAGGTGTGCACCCCACAAACGCCACCACATGCCCCTTGCTCACACACAGACCAGGGAAGCATGTTCAGGTCCTGCTCACTGTGCGAGCCACAGCCTGGGCTCCAGGAACAGCCTATGGGGTCGCTCTCCCACAGCTGCGGAGCTAGGGACCCCGCCCTCCTCCTCACACGGCAATCCCACCTGGGCAGACTGCTGCAAACAATGAAACTAAGTAATGGCTTCCCAGAGCCAGGCCGGTGCCTCCTGATGGGCACCAAATCACATCCCACACTCGGAGGACCGGAAGGGCTGGCCCACGAGTCTCCAGCCTCTTTCCAGCCTCAGGAGCACCAGAGGGGGGAACTGGGCAGGGCCTTCTCCAGCGGCAGACAACCGGTGGGCTGCTTGGAAGGACCCCAAACTCAGCAGCCCTGCAGCCGCCCACAGAGTGGCTCCCCTCTCTGGCAGCTGAGGACCAGAGGGAGCCCCGAAAGACAGCCCTCCCAAGGGGCTGCAATTTTCCCCTCAGGGCAAACTCTACAGGCCTAAGGCGCCATCTCAGCAGCACCGGGACAGAGCAAGCACAGCGCAGCGCTGTGGACCAGGACAGCGCCCCGCAGCGCGCCCCGCGAGCGTGGGTCTGCTGCGGACGCTAGGAGGCTCTGTCCCCACCTTGGCATAGCAGAAACAGATGAGCAGCAGCGGCAACAGGTAGCCAAAAACGAAGGTGCACACCACGTAGGCCTTCTTGTGGCGCGGGTCCGGCCACTCATCCCAGCAGAAGGTGAGGTTGCCCGAACCGTGATGGAAGAGGCGCTGATAGTAGGCCACGGGCGAGGCCATTGCGAAGGACAGCGACCAGATGAGGCCCACGCCCAGCAGCGCGTTGCGGGACACCCTGAGGGAGGAGGAGCGCCGCGAGTGCACGATGGCCACGTACCGGTCCACCGACATGGCGGCCAGCGTGAAGATGCTGACCAGCATGGACACGGTGAAGAAGTAGTGGACGAACTTGCAGATGAAGgcgcccagcacccaggtgggcaGCGCATACACCGTGGCCTGGAAGGGGATGCAGAAGAGCAGGTAGGCCAGGTCGGCGACGCTCAGGTTGAGGATGAACAGGTTGGTGGTGCTGCGCGGCTTGCCCGGTGGGCTGCGCGCCAGCACCGTGATCACTAGGCTGTTGCCCAGCACGCCCAGCGTGAAAATGAGGCCGAACACCACCAGCGTAACCAAGTTCTCCACGCCGACACCCAGCAGCGGCCGGGGCTCACGGGCGGCAGGCTCGGCCCAGCTCGCGTTGCCCTCGCTCAGGTTGCCAGCCGGCAGCTCCATGACCCACGGGACGTGCTCCGAGCAGGCTGCTTGCTTGCGGCGAAGAAAGCGGGCGCCCGGAGTCTCGCTCAAAGCGACCTGAGGCCCCCTCTGATGGTCCAAGGGTGTGCGCAAAAGCGGGTGCCGGGGCTGGCTGGCCCTGCCCGGGGACACCGTCTTCGAGCGGCGACTCAGAGGGGATGGCGGGCGCCGGAGCGCAAAAAGCACCGGGTCTTCCAGCACCCCGCGCCGCGCCACCGAGTCGGAGACCCGCCGGCTCAAGCCCTGCTGGTGAGTGTCCTCCCCGCGCCTTACCGGCCGTCCTTCCTCGCTCTTGCCAGTGGCCTCGGCTGCACCTGTTGGCTGCAGCTCTCCCAGGGAAGGGGACCCTGCGCGCAGTAGCGCCCCGGGAAGGGCGCGGCTCACCCGAGAGGGTTCCTGGAGCTGCCCGCGCGCTCTGCGCCACCACCCCAACGCTGGGCACCTCCGGCTCCCTCGCGTGTCCTACTGGGATTCCAAGTCGCCCCCTGGGCGACCGTGATTTTTGGTGCTCCGCGCGTGGTGGTGGGCAGAGCTCGGTGCCGGCTGCAGTGGAGACTCAGCCCAGCTGAATCCGGCGCCCCCTGGGGGCCTCGCGGGCGGTCCCCCGGAAGTCGGCACCAGTCGAGGCGATTCCTCACGGGATGGGTGGTCGCCCACCTCCCTGCGCTCGCCTCTGCAGGGTGCGGGTCGGCCAGGGGCGGCAGCTGCTGGGGCCGCTGAGCGCACTCCCGGGCGCGCAGGACTGGGAGGCACAAGCGAGCGCAGGGCCTCCTAGGCGCCCCCTCCCATCTGCCGGGCTGCTGTCGGAGCGGaacaaagctctgggatccccaccctccccagccaACGGCAGGGTAAGGTTGGACGCTTCCACGCCAGGCGGCTTCTGTGGTTCTTGCCCAAGGTCCCTCCTCTAAGAGGCTTAAAAGGCGCGGATCGAGAGTGCGAGCGGACGTGGGGCAGGGACAGTCTCCTGGTCACCTCTCAGTACCCCACCGGAGAGCGGAAATTGACTAATGTGTGATGTGGATATCCTTGGTGTGTGTCGCCTTTCAAAACCAGCACTCGCGGGTGATACCTCTGGTACACCGTGGGCGCCTAGCGAGGGGCGGCTGTACTCGCGGGGAGGGCAGGGTTCATGGCGCTGCCTCTGCCCCTGAGGGGAGGCGGGCACAGGGTTCACACACTTTCCCAGGGCCGAGTATCCCACAGAGCCGGGCCAGGGGGACAGTTTAGAACCTCTGGGGGCTGTGCTGCCTGTCTCTGGTCCCCGgagagcaccctgaggccaggTCTCTGCTGCACTGAAGAACACTGTGGCACTGTGGCTTAGGGGAGGGTTTTGTTATTAGGAGCTGTGGGTGGGCTTCGGGGGCGGGGCTTGCATAAAAGTTACACTGGAACTACATCAAATACCCAGACCCAGCACATAGCTTAGAATGGTGCCATAACACATAAAGccgccacttgcaatgccaatctcccatgtgagcaccagtatgggtccccgcagctccacttcccatccagctccctgcttgtggcctgggaaagcagtgaaggatggctcagaaccgtgggagaccagaggaagctcctagctcctggcttcagacaagtctttgcgccacttggggagtgagccaggggatctcgatctcgatctctctctctctctctctccccttccttccctccctcccctcttctccttccctccctcgccTCCCTACAGCCACTTCAGAGAAGGAAGGAACACAGAGTGGCTCCCATGAATTGGCCTGAGGCGTGGGagacagcaggagctgcagcctgggctcGGCCGGCCACCCTGGTGCGGGAAGGTGTTGGCCACGTGAGTGAAAAGCACTCTGCTTCCGTGCCTCTGCCTTCCAcatcaaaggaaaataaacaagatTCCATCATGAACTCTTCGGAGCCACACTTCAGTTACTCCAGCTGAGTTCACCTTCTTATGACTCGTTTCCAATTTTGTCAGAATTTtgtcctggggctggcatggtggctcaagaGGCTGGTCCTCCACCTTGTAACACTGacattctgtatgggcactggttctaggcCCAGTCGttgtatttctgatccagctccctgctttgggctggaaaagcagctgatggcccaagtcctcagggccctgcacctacgaaggagacctggaagaagctcccggctcctgatttcagatcagctcagttccagctcttgaGTCCATCTGAGGAGTGGGTCAATCAAAGATTccccccatctctctgtctctctctctctgtgtgtaaaactgcctttcaaagggcccggcggcgtggcctagcggctaaaagtcctccccttgaaagccccgggatcccatatgggcgccggttctaatcccggctgctccacttcccacccagctccctgcttgtggcctgggaaagcagtcgaggacggcccaatgcattgggaccctgcacccgcgtgggagacccggaggaggttcctggtatcggcattggatcagcgcgcaccggcccgttgcggctcacttggggagtgaaacatcggatggaagatcttcctctctgtctctcctcctctgtgtatatccggctttccaataataataaaaaaaaaatctttaaaaaaaaaactgcctttcaaattaaataagtaaataaataaataaatttgtccTTCAGATTTCTAACTGACCAAAGGGTGAGAATTGAGTCAAGGGGACATTCCTACAAAGATGTTTCCGTGTGCGTCAGCCTTCCTCCCCACAGCGCTGTTGACTCGGAACATCCTAATCTTTCCATCCGACATGCCTGAGAACCCAGAAGCAAACCCTGACTCCAAAACACACATCCTATCTTTGCATCTCACAGGCACAAGCAGGTGTCCTATCTTCGTACCCCGATACAGGCAACGTTGGCACAAACTCTCATTGctgccttccccccaccccacctgtcTCTGAAGCTGCCCTGGAGTTTTCTGCAGTGAGAAACATTCACACTTGGGCCTGAAGTGGGCACTTGCTGTGTGGTCATGAGCTGGAGGTTAAGCCACGGAATGCCCTTGTGCTCCAACTGCCCAGCTTAGAGAGGGGCTATTTCTGCAGGCGGGGTTCCAGACTTGCCATCAGCTAGCCCTCCTCCAAGTGTCCCGtgaggaagccagaagcctcgGCCACTACAACCTATGGAAGCTGCCTGGTGCCTTGGCTCGGCTGGGCCTGTTCCAGCAGACTCACTCCGCGATACAGAGCCTCTCGGGTCCCGCACAGTTGCCAGAGTTTCTGTTTCAGTTCTCTTGGTGAAGTCCccaaagctgcctttccttctGAAATCAGCTAGTAAGTGTAGGCCTACAGAGTCCCTACCCAGGGTCCCATCCCCTGCCAGGCTCCCTTCAGCTGGGCTGCTCAGACACGTGCTGCTGGGCAAGTCCACAGGGATCAGATCAGCAAAGCTAAATGCAATTGTCCCCACCAAGGCACACAGCAgaagctgcctctctcccatGCCAAGCTGTGTGCCCAGCCTGTGCCCTGAGGCCTGCACCTGGAAGAACAGCATAAGGtgtaggcaggcagggccctgaGCCACTGCATGGAGAGGAGTCACCTGGGACAGCTCACACGTGGGCCTGAGCAACAAGCCATCGTGTTAAGCCTTGTCAACGTTGGAACCACTTGCTTATCCCAGACAGCAGCAAAGCAGCGAGGAAGCAGAGatgaggcaggcaggaagcagatAAGGTACGGATGGGGCAGGGTAGAGGCAAAGAGGGTGAAGTGAGGGTGAGACAGGATGACGTGCAAGGGCGGAGGGGTGCCACTCTGCCTCCCTGTTGTGCTGGCACCCTTGGGTTTCTGCCTgaagcaggagctcctggctctgatgcCACGGTGGGCCTTGCCCGCCTCTGTCCCCTGCAGTGGGCATGGCTCCCGGCTGCTCTCTCCATACTGGCCCACCCCTGTTCCAGCCGGGGGACCCTCCTCCTGGAATGCGGTGTCACCTGGCTGTATGGTACCCTGTGCTCAGCAGGGGCCCCAGCTGTGCCATCCGGCATAGAGAACTCTGCCCTGGCATCCCCAGCATGGATGCCTGACATCCTCGCTGAGCCTGGGTGAGCTGCGGCAGCCTCCGCTGGCAGAAGCCGAGATTCCCAAAGGCCTTGCTGCCAGCATCCTGGTGAGGCAGCAGCCAGTGGGAGGCGAACCCTTGCTGCTGCGTGACGGCCAATGTGTCCTGTGCAACTGCCGGAGGATCCCGTCCAACAGCACCGACGGGAAAAGGGCAGGCAGGTGTCCTGGCTCTGCATCCTGAGCCAGCAGTGAACACCCAGTGGCACAACTCCTCACTGTTTGCCACAACACAGGAGTGGTGGGTGATCTTCCAGTGACGCCGTGGGCAATGTGTTACCCCCTGGCCCCAGCACAACCCTGCCAGGCTGGCCATGTTTCCACCATCGGCCAGGCCAATAGCTAACGCTGCAGACAGAGGCCAGACCTCTTCCGTCTCAGGTGCTGGGGAAGGGGCATCCTCTGAAACAGGTTCCCTCCCCGTCCCTGCACATGGCCACCACCTGGTCAGGGCCTATTTTACACTCCCAGCACCTCTGCCTGTGggacctgctgcctgggctgAGTGGAAGAAGTCAGGTTTGTGTGGAAGGAACCCAGACAAATGTCTAGAGGTGCTGGCCCCAGCTTGGACGGGCCTCTCCTGCCTCATCAATGAATGCCCTTCCTGGGTTGTTCTCCTGGCATTCAGAGCCATGAGGTTAACACGTGCCAGGTTACAGCTGCCAGGGCTCCTGTGGTTACCAGGGGCAGAGCAGGACATAGAAGACACGGGGCCGAGGGCACAGCACCACAGCTGCTGGGTCCAGTCGTGCCTCAATGCGCCCTGTCACCGAGATGGTGCGTGTCTGTTTCTCCCAGTGAATTCTAAGCCCACCTCCCAGCTGAGAAAGGTCTCACACAGCACTGCCTCATGGCAGGTGTTTCTGTAACGCACACGGCTGTCTACCTGCTGGGGCTGTCTGAAAAATGAGACAGATCAGAGAACAGAGAAGTCAGAAGGTACCAAAATCACGCAGGACATCTGAAACCAGCAACCTCTCTTTCCAGGTTGGAGACCTCCAACGTGCTGCTATCTCTCCACTCCCACGGAAGGCAATCACTGTGTGGACGCTCAGCAGCGCAGCACAAATGGGCTCAGAGATTCCTCAGGGGCAACCCACACTGATCCTCACCTACCGgtgtccatccattcattcattcatttacaaaGGCATCATACTCAGAACAGAACCCTCGGGGCCAGGGGAACCTCAGGCTGAGCTCTGCCGACATCCTGCGCCTCTGAGATGCACGGGTGCTCACTGGCCAGGGCCCCAGTGTCAGCGCTCCCCTGACGCACCTGTGGGCTTCAGCCTCTCCGTGCCCTGTAACGCTCTCAGTTCTTTGCTCTGGGGACAGTGCCACTGCTCTTCAGGGTGACTCTGGGTGACAGTCACCCCGCAGGGTGCGGGGG of Ochotona princeps isolate mOchPri1 chromosome 18, mOchPri1.hap1, whole genome shotgun sequence contains these proteins:
- the GALR1 gene encoding galanin receptor type 1 is translated as MELPAGNLSEGNASWAEPAAREPRPLLGVGVENLVTLVVFGLIFTLGVLGNSLVITVLARSPPGKPRSTTNLFILNLSVADLAYLLFCIPFQATVYALPTWVLGAFICKFVHYFFTVSMLVSIFTLAAMSVDRYVAIVHSRRSSSLRVSRNALLGVGLIWSLSFAMASPVAYYQRLFHHGSGNLTFCWDEWPDPRHKKAYVVCTFVFGYLLPLLLICFCYAKVLNHLHKKLKNMSKKSEASKKKTAQTVLVVVVVFGISWLPHHVVHLWAEFGVFPLTPASFLFRITAHCLAYSNSSVNPIIYAFLSENFRKAYKQVFKCRLRGEPALSGSREHKCRVDTPPSTNCTHV